TGCAGTGCTTTCTAGTGGTCGCCAGATGTACTGCAACATATTAATTTACGTCTTTAAAACTCCCTTGGGTGGCAGTAAAGAGTGGTGTCTCAAACTACCCCATTGTACTGTATTGGAACAGGTGTTTAAACTGGGTTAAGTAATATCATTGTGCTGGTGACCACTGTACTACATCAACCTTTCTTTTCCTAATTCATACACTGAACCTCTGAGTCTGTGATCAATCCCTGTTGCCTAACAGTGGAGCGAACAAGGTCCCTTAACGTGTGAAAATACATGACACATTCATTGTGACAACCTAGCAACCATAGTACAGTAAAAGGCAATTGCCTAACAACTGTTGACAGTACAGGGAGTACTACATATATATGAGTGAGACCTACCGTATATTACCCTTTATCACTTTCCCAATCATGTGGTTTAGAAACAGCAGGACTGATCGCAGTGGAGTCTCTGAGTCTATTCCAGTGACCAGAGGGAGGAGAGTTATAGTACTTTCAACAGTAACCAGACTTTCTCAACAGGTATTACAGTTCAAAACCAAATCTTTCTCACAGTAATGTTAATAGGGTCTTTCAACCAATttggtgccttttgagaagtgtaattTGGTCAAAAATAACTTTTGATCCTAATTTTAACAGTCTGTCTAAAAGAGCAGATGTTCaactataaaaaataaaacaaacatcTTCCCTCATCTAAAAAAAATGAAAGACTATATTAAGGGCCtattaaatgtataaaaaaaagtaACAGGGCTGATGATTTTTTCTTAATAAATAAGACATATTTCCACTTGTGACAGGGGAATGGAAGGTTGTTGCAAaagggagtggcaattgaatgaAAGCCTGTCTCTCTatgagtaacagggttgacgtgttctGCCCAACCCGCTCAGGTTCTCACCACGAAACAGCCACAAAGAGATGAACCAGCTAACCTGCTTTTACGcgatgatttgactattagatgttccaTTTGACAAAAAGGAATAGCTTCACCATATTAAAAACGGCAGTCCAGttcacataacagggttgaccttaaaatgagggacagacgtaaatgaatcactaatcacatgaaataaatacatCTTCAGAGATTACTTTGTCAAAGTAAAATAACTACGGCTTTATAATGTTGAAACTTGGAGAAATGTAGGGATTacgtgggttaaaatcttcctagaagtgacacagggttgatggagggacatgtcaaaatgctccattttggcactttagcaagcctTCATAGAtatgatttattgaattctccatttGGTCTATATTGAAAAGGGCACTttgtttaatataacaggcttttaaaatgtaatattggtgCAGAACTTCTATATTGTGCACCAATATAAAAGGGATGCGAAAGGCACTCTAGTAAACAAGCAGATAGTGGTGGTATGTCACCATCACACTGTTTATCAGTTAACATGTGGTAGAGCAGTAGCAAAAGACGACAGaagtaaaaaatattaaaatgacTTGTAACGCCCCATTAATTGTTCAAGTGGGGAAAGTTCGGTTAATGTACTTTAATGAAATATAGTTTTTGGCACTTCTGCCGTTGTGTAAAAGATACATTTTGCTTAGTTCCCCCCCATCCCTGACTATGGAGAAGTGGATATTGTTTATTTGTAGTAGATTTGCTCCAAGTGTCTCAGCATCACTCCTCCCAGAACCATTTATAGAGCTCAGTAACCATCCGATTCTCAGGGTGGCCTCTGATGTACTCACAGCTGTTGCAGGCATTCTGAATGGGGAAGCTGTTGATACGGACTCTGTGGATCCTCTGCCACTTGAAGTATTTACGGTACATCTCCTCATTCTCGTCCAAGAAGAGGAGGTGTTTGGCCAGGGCTCTGGGCGAGCGGAAGTCATCCACATGGATGAAGGAATCTCCAGGGATGAACTTCTCATAGTTCCCTCTTGTCGGGCCCATGACCACAGGAACAGCGCCCAACTTGAGAGCATTATATAGTTTTTCTGTGATGTAGTCCTTGTGGACGGAGTTCTCAAAAGACAGGTAGAATTTACAGCTGGCCACGATCATTCTGTATTCACTAAGAGATACCTTTTTGTTGAAAGGGTCCCCGTAGGTGTGAATTCTGATGAATTTGCGCAGCTCCATGTAGTACCAAGTCCTCTTGTGTTCTCGGTTCCAGTTGCTAACGATCCAACAGACCAGTCGGTTTTTATGTGGGACaaactcctccctctcttcagTCCGAGGGACAAGAGATCCATAAGGCATGTTGATGTCTGCATCCTGCCTGTAGTTCAAAGTCACATTAAATAGATCTTCCAAGCCAGGTATTCTATTCGTGTGTGCCGGTGATTCGAAATTCATCCACACCCATTTCTGGAAGGAGGGCCGTGGTTCTTGGGGCAGGTTGGATAAATCCTCCTCGATTTCTCTGTGGTGGATGAGAACAGCATCCGCTTGACTGTACAGCTCCCTGTCTGCTGTCAGGTGACAGCCTTCAATGTTGTACAAGGACCTGCAGGAGTTCAGTTTGAAGGGATGGTCAAAGGGCCAGTGCCAGACCAGCACGGTAACGTCCTGTTTGTGCTCCGCCTGGAAGTGCTTGGCCAGGACAGGAAGCCAGGTGATAGCAGGTCggtacagtagacaggtcagcaAGCAGCCCAGCAGGAGAATGCCCATCAGACTCCGGTGCCCAATTCTACTATTTGGTCCAAGACACATCATTTGGCCTGTCAAAAGGAAAGGCTGTTTGTTTAGAAGTGTATTAAGAACAGGCAAACACATCTAATCACTTATTGCATGTGTTCGTAAAGTTGACAATGATTATTTTAGCACGAGGAATACTGGTCAATCATAAACTCAGACCAGACAGGTTTTAGGGTGAGGGCAGACATCTGCTGACGAGGCTAGTTCTCTATCAGCGGACCATTTCATTGGTTCACTAGTCATGCATATTATGTGGTTGACATAACAGTAATCAAAGTCAATAAGACAAGCTCAGGTTTCTGTTAGGTTAGTGACTTCTGAAGTGACTGAGGCAGTGGTTGTCACCAAGATCCTGAGTTCACAGGACATGCTGTCCATCCAGAGAAACAAATTAGCCATGTGGTCAAGCTAAACAAATACGCTGGATACTTAtctgggctattgtgtgtatagAGTCCTCCCTCTGAACcagaatatatcaataactattGAGGATACAGTAAGACTATTGAACTAAGGAGTCATGGGACCCAAAGTGTTGGGGGCTGTGATTTCACCCTTGCCCGGGGTAATTAACTTCAGGTTGCAGGATATGTAACCTAAAGGGTTACTAATGAGAGGACAGGTTCTAAGTAAACATACTACGCAGTCAAATAAAGATAGCATGTTATACAACGGGAATACCAGAGTAGGCAATAAACTACATGGTAATAACAAACCCGTGTGACTGTTTTGATACCAACAAGTTGCCTTAAAGCCAGCTAATATTTAAATACATGAATATAGCTATGTAGGATCTATACACACAAGGTATTTGACAACTTTAATTACGTTGTTCTTTCTATTTTgacttgtaacggctgtcgggggagagagagtagaccaaggcgcagcggagttagtgttcatcatgattttaatttaataaagaacactacacaaaacgagaagactgtttggctgtcagttctGTCAGCTGCAAAACActcagaaacaattacccaccaaaaccccaatggaaaaacaggcacttatgtgtgactcccaatcagcaacaacactctacagctgtgcctgattggaagccacacggccaaaatcaatgaaacaaaccaacatagaaaaatgcacatagaacgcccacccaatgtaacaccctggcctaaccaaaataaacaacaaaaacccctctctatggccagggcgttacatgacTTGTCTGTTAAAAGAAACACAAATTCCTTTTTCTAACACAACCAATTTTACACAGACTTGATAAAAGACAAACGCATAGGAAACTCAACACTAAatcagacagactgagagactccATTCAAAC
Above is a window of Salmo salar chromosome ssa03, Ssal_v3.1, whole genome shotgun sequence DNA encoding:
- the LOC106601669 gene encoding 4-galactosyl-N-acetylglucosaminide 3-alpha-L-fucosyltransferase 9 — protein: MMCLGPNSRIGHRSLMGILLLGCLLTCLLYRPAITWLPVLAKHFQAEHKQDVTVLVWHWPFDHPFKLNSCRSLYNIEGCHLTADRELYSQADAVLIHHREIEEDLSNLPQEPRPSFQKWVWMNFESPAHTNRIPGLEDLFNVTLNYRQDADINMPYGSLVPRTEEREEFVPHKNRLVCWIVSNWNREHKRTWYYMELRKFIRIHTYGDPFNKKVSLSEYRMIVASCKFYLSFENSVHKDYITEKLYNALKLGAVPVVMGPTRGNYEKFIPGDSFIHVDDFRSPRALAKHLLFLDENEEMYRKYFKWQRIHRVRINSFPIQNACNSCEYIRGHPENRMVTELYKWFWEE